In Nasonia vitripennis strain AsymCx chromosome 2, Nvit_psr_1.1, whole genome shotgun sequence, a genomic segment contains:
- the Or105 gene encoding odorant receptor 105 isoform X1: MIIRKTLEHQVLPIPFHILTLWGIWCPEHVQPRLRRFYFAFTCIVIISEILLTTEVFINLIIIIRNKRFELDVFFILTSLMNGLYKALNILLTRKRIAKLITIGFEDRWRFPRDDSEKKILQNYKFESWRIHLIYAGACLAGVTIKLVGPMMKQNADIEFPAPAWYPYDTNKPVYFWLAYVQQMFVGGATISMHIGADTMLSGLMLQSCIQLKLLKHRFKHFFQHYEQVKGRLHLSSTKRKVEIALMKQYICDHQFVYSYANKINRNFSGWLIAVLIVVVPNICINVYLLSFSKIGLNVDFITSLGLFSISLFQIYLPCWYGNEVMLHSSEIANSIYDMDWVRLSPTARKTLIIVMIRSSKPIQIRAGYFVSMNLRSFLSIMKTSYSALSVLQQTT; the protein is encoded by the exons ATGATCATTCGCAAAACTTTAGAGCACCAAGTACTTCCTATTCCATTTCACATATTGACGCTATGGGGTATTTGGTGCCCGGAACACGTGCAACCGCGTCTGAGACGCTTCTACTTTGCGTTTACGTGTATTGTGATAATATCTGAAATTTTACTCACTACCGAAGTTTTTATTAACTTAATTATCATAATACGTAATAAACGATTTGAGCTAgatgtattttttatactgACGTCGTTGATGAATGGTTTATACAAAGCACTGAATATTTTGCTGACTCGCAAGCGTATTGCAAAACTTATAACGATAGGTTTTGAAGACCGTTGGCGTTTTCCAAGGGACGATTCGGAGAAGAAAATCTTACAGAACTACAAATTCGAAAGTTG GCGAATTCACTTGATATATGCAGGCGCTTGTCTAGCCGGAGTGACCATAAAACTGGTCGGCCCCATGATGAAGCAGAATGCAGACATCGAATTTCCAGCCCCAGCTTGGTATCCTTACGACACAAATAAGCCCGTCTACTTTTGGCTGGCCTACGTTCAGCAGATGTTCGTTGGTGGTGCTACGATCTCGATGCACATAGGAGCCGATACAATGTTGTCCGGCCTTATGCTACAGTCGTGCATACAGTTAAAATTACTTAAACATCgattcaaacatttttttcagcaTTACGAACAGGTGAAAGGCCGTTTGCACTTGTCTTCGACGAAAAGAAAAGTGGAAATCGCACTGATGAAACAGTACATTTGTGACCATCAGTTCGTCTACAG CTACGCGAATAAGATAAATAGAAACTTCTCGGGATGGTTAATTGCTGTGCTGATTGTCGTTGTACCCAATATTTGCATCAACGTATATCTGTTATCCTTTTCGAAAATCGGTCTTAATGTGGATTTTATCACGTCGTTAGGATTGTTTTCAATATCTCTATTCCAAATATATCTGCCTTGTTGGTACGGAAACGAAGTTATGCTTCAT AGCTCAGAAATTGCGAATTCAATATATGACATGGATTGGGTTCGACTATCACCAACTGCTAGGAAGACCCTGATAATAGTGATGATTCGCTCTTCGAAACCCATTCAAATAAGGGCTGGTTACTTCGTTTCCATGAACCTCAGGTCATTTTTGAGT ATCATGAAGACATCGTACTCCGCATTGAGTGTGTTACAGCAAACCACGTGA
- the Or103 gene encoding odorant receptor 103 — protein sequence MDLSQCLEYRALPMQFYIFTLSGVWCPSNWTSLLKLSYNMYTTTIAISGILFWASMFVNLIITKNESEYFYENVFAISTLTYAMYKEFFVLKKRKEIQQMLKLSFDDEWYRPFDNREIQIIDHYAHETRWVTQVYAIGIIAGLATKAIMPMLNSNSAWVLPIEAWYPYNTSNLKNYLFAYTQQLMGGIPLICLHISVDSLFVGLILQMCIQLKLLQYRLQKTFSTDIDLQEEKNIERNIKISDVIIANYAFKHQCIFRLGNYLNQEFRGILAGQVMITIPNICINVYLLSQHRGGITLHLVDSFLCFTTCLMQIFLYCWYGNKIILLSIDVANTAYTTNWLSLNISSKKKLLTIMVRATRSIQFAAGTFIMNIDSFIEIIKTSYSAYRVLQKTS from the exons ATGGATTTATCACAATGTTTGGAGTATCGAGCACTTCCCAtgcaattttatatttttactctTTCTGGAGTTTGGTGCCCCAGCAATTGGacatcattattaaaattatcatataatatgtatacaaCAACCATAGCAATTTCTGGTATTCTTTTTTGGGCATCGATGTTTGTGAACCTTATCATTACTAAAAACGAAAGTGAATATTTCTATGAAAACGTTTTTGCAATAAGTACCTTGACATATGCAATGTACAAAGAATTTTTCGTATTGaaaaaacgaaaagaaataCAACAAATGCTGAAATTATCGTTTGATGATGAATGGTACAGACCGTTTGATAATCGTGAAATACAAATTATTGACCATTATGCACACGAAACAAG aTGGGTAACCCAAGTTTATGCAATTGGTATAATAGCAGGCTTAGCTACAAAGGCTATCATGCCAATGCTTAATTCGAATTCAGCATGGGTTTTGCCAATCGAGGCTTGGTATCCATATAATACAagtaatttgaaaaactatTTATTTGCATACACTCAACAACTAATGGGTGGTATACCTTTGATATGTTTACATATAAGTGTCGACTCTTTATTCGTCGGACTCATTTTGCAAATGTGCATCCAATTGAAACTATTACAATATCGTTTACAGAAGACATTTTCTACAGATATAGATTTgcaagaggaaaaaaatatagaaagaaatataaaaatatcagATGTTATAATTGCAAATTATGCATTTAAACATCAATGTATATTTCG ATTAGGGAACTATTTAAATCAAGAATTTAGAGGAATACTAGCCGGCCAAGTAATGATAACGATACCAAACATATGTATCAATGTTTATCTTTTGTCACAGCATAGAGGTGGAATTACTTTACATTTGGTTGACTCTTTCTTATGCTTCACTACATGCTTAATgcagatatttttatattgttgGTATGGGAACAAAATTATTCTTCTC AGTATTGATGTCGCAAATACAGCATACACAACTAATTGGCTATCTCTAAATATTTCTTCCAAAAAGAAACTTTTGACAATAATGGTTAGAGCAACAAGATCAATCCAATTTGCAGCTGGAACATTCATAATGAATATCGATTCATTTATCGAG ATTATCAAAACATCATATTCAGCATATAGAGTACTACAGAAAACATCGTGA